One window from the genome of Mucilaginibacter ginsenosidivorans encodes:
- a CDS encoding N-acetylmuramoyl-L-alanine amidase family protein: MKNKALKRLIYSLLTFVVSFTLLSFKHPSPIIKDPPLTDSSFRIRTIIVDAGHGERPPEGGRYSPGAQGSYSFERNITLSIAKKLQAEFEKDMPDVKIVMTRTNNYDVLWGKRAEIANSNRGDLFISIHCNSLPNRTIREVVGHKHHKPIYRSVSVPDRSGKGVLLLVYSTNRIGPQNEALRENEIIGDDNKVETSVEEKADDPMAVIMLNRMKNKFRKQSIRLADLINDEFTQTDGRPSDGVREQVVFVLDHTAMPSVLVETGYINNHEEEDYLNSEKGQNEIVASIVRAVEKYRDEAEAVSKN, encoded by the coding sequence ATAGTTTACTAACATTTGTTGTCTCCTTTACTTTGCTTTCATTTAAACATCCGTCACCTATAATAAAAGACCCTCCGCTTACCGACAGCAGCTTCAGGATCAGAACTATCATCGTCGACGCAGGCCACGGCGAAAGGCCACCGGAAGGCGGACGGTATTCGCCTGGCGCGCAAGGTTCGTATTCATTTGAGAGAAACATAACGTTGTCTATCGCCAAGAAATTGCAGGCCGAATTTGAAAAAGACATGCCCGATGTTAAAATAGTAATGACACGTACCAATAACTACGATGTGCTATGGGGCAAACGGGCAGAAATTGCCAATTCGAATCGGGGCGATCTTTTTATCTCGATCCACTGCAATTCATTACCCAACAGGACGATACGCGAAGTGGTTGGCCATAAACATCATAAACCTATTTACAGGTCGGTAAGCGTGCCCGATCGTTCGGGTAAGGGTGTATTATTGCTGGTTTACAGCACTAACAGGATTGGTCCGCAAAACGAAGCGTTGCGCGAAAACGAAATAATCGGAGACGATAATAAGGTGGAAACTTCGGTAGAAGAAAAAGCTGATGACCCGATGGCGGTTATCATGCTTAACCGCATGAAGAATAAATTCCGCAAGCAAAGTATACGCCTTGCCGACCTGATAAATGATGAATTTACACAAACTGATGGCCGCCCAAGCGACGGGGTAAGGGAACAGGTTGTGTTCGTGCTCGACCACACAGCGATGCCATCTGTGCTGGTTGAAACAGGGTATATTAACAATCACGAAGAAGAAGACTACCTGAATTCTGAAAAAGGTCAAAACGAAATCGTAGCTTCGATAGTCAGAGCTGTAGAAAAGTACAGGGATGAAGCAGAAGCGGTGTCTAAAAACTAA